A stretch of Balearica regulorum gibbericeps isolate bBalReg1 chromosome 28, bBalReg1.pri, whole genome shotgun sequence DNA encodes these proteins:
- the ITGA10 gene encoding integrin alpha-10, whose protein sequence is MEGGGCWWLLPVLVLFPGLCAGFNVDVSRPRLFHGPAEAQFGYKVLQRVDGGERWLLVGAPWDGDRQGDVYKCRVGPPNATCAKANLGAAAPWLSPLPGRGAHFGMSLLDAKDGGFVACAPLWSQACGTSVFSTGICARLDGDLRPVGTIAPTAQRCSTYMDIVIVLDGSNSIYPWYEVQNFLSNVLSKFFIGPGQIQVGVLQYGERAVHEWVLGRYRTAQEVVEAAKNISRQEGRETRTAFAIRRACTEAFSPERGGRADATRLMIVVTDGESHDGEELPEALAECEKRNVTRYAIAVLGHYLRRQQDPEDFIREIKYIASDPDEKYFFNVTDEAALNDIVDALGDRIFSLEGTHGYNESSFELEMSQIGFSIHLLEDGILFGTVGAYDWDGAVLEEGQRGRIVPPRKAFEEEFPLELKNHAAYLGYAVSSLRLPGGQRLYVAGAPRFQHKGKVILFELGTAGTVTVAQALTGEQIGSYFGSEVCPLDVDGDGVTDVLLVAAPMYLGAQSRETGRVYLYRVGQRLLAPAGTLHADKKPQDSRFGYALAAVPDLNHDGFNDAVVGAPLEDGHRGALYVYHGAPGTLLPHYKQRIEAAALSPTLSYFGRSVDGQLDLDGDGLVDLAVGAQGAAVLLRSRQIVQVDTSLTVEPSAISVIQKNCQRGGTGAVCLRARLCFRAATRARGRRDRDIELRYNVSLEEGAPAARAAFDSGARRLLRRHLELSLGRQSCLRVPFHVLDTTDYLRPLSFTVTLAMAKPTGPVLDETSPTTIQKLIPFFKDCGEDDECVTDLVLRATMDMGGSRQSPHVLRKGRRKVTVDVVLENKEENAYNASLLLRFSSNLHFSSLTLQDTSPVKLECTALAGHRRLCSVGYPVFRSLAKVSFTLELEFSCSVLLDRAEVALEASSDSTEMTPEDNAVRLSTPVRYKPDLFLSSDATLRRYEVHPLGTFPHGPGPEFKTTVKVQNFGCYPVRNLTLRMALPALGYRRATFLSVTRVLADNATCVLQTPSEEPRGTATVVPVHPEDLLHVDRLDCGNAWCQELSCRLGRLERGGEVAIHILRTVHNDFFRGAKFRSVRVVSTAWLGVPASSVLVLEEGAHRREMVLEIIQGKRVPVSLWILVGSILGGLLLLALIIFCLWKLGFFTRKKLPEEEEEEKEEQ, encoded by the exons ATGGAgggtggtgggtgctggtggCTTCTCCCGGTGCTGGTCCTGTTCCCAG ggctgtgcGCGGGGTTCAACGTCGACGTGAGCCGCCCGCGGCTCTTCCACGGGCCGGCCGAAGCCCAGTTTGGCTACAAGGTGCTGCAGCGGGTGGACGGCGGGGAGAGGTG GCTGCTGGTGGGGGCCCCTTGGGACGGCGACCGCCAAGGCGACGTCTACAAGTGCCGCGTGGGACCCCCCAACGCCACGTGCGCCAAAGCCAACCTCG GGGCCGCAGCCCCGTGGctctccccgctccccggccgCGGCGCGCACTTCGGGATGAGCCTCCTGGACGCCAAGGACGGCGGCTTCGTG GCCTGCGCCCCGCTTTGGTCCCAGGCGTGCGGCACCTCCGTCTTCAGCACCGGCATCTGCGCCCGGCTGGACGGCGACCTCCGGCCGGTGGGGACCATCGCGCCCACGGCACAGC GCTGCTCCACCTACATGGACATCGTCATCGTCCTCGACGGCTCCAACAGCATCTACCCCTGGTACGAGGTGCAGAACTTCCTCAGCAACGTCCTCAGCAAGTTCTTCATCGGGCCCGGGCAGATCCAG GTGGGGGTGCTGCAGTACGGGGAGCGGGCGGTGCACGAGTGGGTGCTGGGGCGGTACCGGACGGCGCAGGAGGTGGTGGAGGCGGCCAAGAACATCAGCCGGCAGGAGGGGCGGGAGACGCGCACGGCCTTCGCCATCCGCCGGGCTTG CACGGAAGCTTTCAGCCCCGAGCGGGGCGGGCGAGCGGACGCCACCCGGCTGATGATCGTGGTGACGGACGGGGAGTCCCACGACGGCGAGGAGCTGCCCGAGGCGCTGGCGGAGTGCGAGAAGCGCAACGTCACCCGCTACGCCATCGCG GTGCTGGGGCACTACCTCCGCCGCCAGCAGGACCCCGAGGATTTCATCCGCGAGATCAAGTACATCGCCAGCGACCCGGATGAGAAATACTTCTTCAACGTCACCGACGAGGCCGCCCTCAACGACATCGTGGACGCCCTGGGCGACCGCATCTTCAGCCTGGAAG gcacccACGGGTACAACGAGAGCTCCTTCGAGCTGGAGATGTCCCAGATCGGCTTCTCCATCCACCTCCTGGAG GACGGGATCCTCTTCGGCACGGTGGGAGCCTACGACTGGGACGGGGCCGTGCTGGAGGAGGGTCAGCGCGGCCGCATCGTCCCGCCGCGGAAAGCCTTCGAGGAGGAGTTCCCGCTGGAGCTGAAGAACCACGCGGCTTATTTGG GTTACGCCGTGTCCTCGCTGCGGCTGCCGGGGGGGCAGCGCCTGTACGTGGCCGGGGCCCCTCGCTTCCAGCACAAGGGCAAGGTGATCCTCTTCGAGCTGGGCACCGCGGGGACCGTGACGGTGGCCCAGGCGCTGACCGGGGAGCAG ATCGGCTCCTACTTCGGCAGCGAGGTGTGTCCCCTGGACGTGGACGGTGACGGGGTGACCGACGTGCTGCTGGTGGCCGCTCCCATGTACCTGGGTGCCCAGAGCAGGGAGACGGGGCGGGTGTACCTCTACAGAGTGGGGCAG cggCTCCTGGCCCCCGCCGGCACCCTGCACGCCGACAAGAAGCCGCAGGACTCCCGGTTCGGCTACGCCTTGGCCGCCGTGCCGGATCTCAACCACGACGGCTTCAACGACGCGGTGGTGGGGGCTCCGCTGGAGGACGGGCACCGCGGCGCTCTCTACGTCTACCACGGTGCCCCGGGCACCCTCCTGCCCCATTACAAGCAG CGCATTGAGGCAGCGGCGCTGAGCCCAACCCTCAGCTATTTCGGCCGCAGCGTGGACGGGCAGCTGGACCTGGATGGGGACGGGCTGGTGGACTTGGCCGTGGGGGCGCAGGGGGCGGCCGTGCTGCTGCG CTCCCGCCAGATCGTCCAGGTGGACACCTCGCTGACGGTGGAGCCCTCGGCCATCAGCGTCATCCAGAAGAACTGCCAACGCGGCGGCACCGGCGCCGTCTGCCTCCGGGCCAGGCTCTGCTTCCGCGCCGCCACCCGCGCCCGTGGCCGGCGGGACAGGGACATCG AGCTCCGGTACAACGTGTCGCTGGAGGAGGGGGCACCGGCAGCACGTGCTGCCTTCGACTCGGGCGCCCGGCGGCTGCTGCGGCGGCACCTCGAGCTCTCGCTGGGGCGGCAGAGCTGCCTCCGCGTCCCCTTCCACGTCCTG GACACCACGGATTATCTGCGACCCCTCAGCTTCACGGTGACGTTGGCCATGGCCAAACCCACCGGGCCGGTGCTGGATGAGACGTCCCCAACCACCATCCAGAAACTG ATCCCCTTCTTCAAGGACTGCGGGGAGGACGACGAGTGCGTCACCGACCTGGTGCTCAGGGCCACCATGGACATGGGGGGCTCCAG GCAGAGCCCCCACGTCCTGCgcaagggcaggaggaaggtgaCGGTGGACGTGGTCCTGGAGAACAAGGAGGAGAACGCCTACAACGCCAGCCTGCTGCTCCGCTTCTCCAGCAACCTCCACTTCTCCAGCCTCACGCTCCAG GACACCAGCCCGGTGAAGCTGGAGTGCACGGCGCTGGCCGGTCACCGCCGGCTCTGCAGCGTCGGCTACCCCGTCTTCCGCTCACTGGCCAAG GTCTCCTTCACCCTGGAGCTGGAGTTCAGCTGCTCCGTCCTCCTCGACCGAGCCGAGGTCGCCCTGGAGGCCAGCAG CGACAGCACCGAGATGACGCCGGAGGACAACGCGGTCCGGCTTTCCACCCCCGTCCGCTACAAGCCCGACCTCTTCCTCTccag cgatgccaccctgcgccgCTACGAGGTTCACCCGCTCGGCACCTTCCCCCACGGCCCCGGCCCCGAATTCAAGACCACGGTGAAG GTGCAGAATTTTGGGTGCTACCCCGTCCGAAACCTCACCCTCCGCATGGCCCTGCCAGCGCTGGGCTACCGCCGCGCCACCTTCCTCTCCGTCACACGCGTCCTGGCCGACAAC GCTACCTGCGTGCTGCAGACCCCCTCGGAGGAGCCGCGGGGCACAGCCACGGTGGTCCCCGTGCACCCCGAAGACCTCCTGCACGTGGACAGGCTG GACTGCGGCAACGCCTGGTGCCAGGagctgagctgccggctggggcgGCTGGAGCGTGGTGGGGAGGTCGCCATCCACATCCTCCGCACCGTCCACAACGATTTCTTCcgtggg GCGAAATTCAGGAGCGTGAGAGTGGTCAGCACGGCCTGGCTGGGGGTCCCGGCGAGCAGCGTGCTGGTCCTGGAGGAAGGGGCACATCGGAGGGAG ATGGTGCTTGAAATCATCCAGGGGAAGCGGGTGCCCGTCTCCCTCTGGATCCTGGTGGGCAGCATCCTGGGGGGGCTGCTCCTCCTGGCGCTGATCATCTTCTGCCTCTGGAAG CTGGGCTTCTTCACCCGCAAGAAGCTCcccgaggaagaggaggaggagaaggaggagcagTGA